In Sporosarcina sp. PTS2304, a genomic segment contains:
- a CDS encoding ornithine--oxo-acid transaminase, which yields MTKSTKIIDQTQKYGANNYHPLPIVIAEAEGVWVKDPEGNKYMDMLAAYSAVNQGHRHPKIVQALKDQADRVTLTSRAFHNDQLGPWYEKIAKLSGKNMVLPMNTGAEAVETALKAARRWAYDVKGVEDDHAEIIACVGNFHGRTLGAVSLSSDAEYKRGYGPLLPGIKLVEYGDIEALKAAITPNTAAFLMEPIQGEAGIIIPPEGFLKQVSELCKKENVLFIADEIQAGLCRTGKMFACEYEDVTPDMYILGKALGGGVFPISCVLANDDILGVFNPGSHGSTFGGNPMACAVSIAALEVLEDEELAKKSEELGNYFMDELKKISHPSIKEVRGRGLFIGMELTEEARPYCEKLKELGLLCKETHDTVIRFAPPLIIEKEELDWALEKIRSVFSN from the coding sequence ATGACAAAATCAACGAAGATTATCGACCAAACGCAAAAATACGGTGCGAACAACTACCATCCACTTCCGATCGTCATTGCGGAAGCGGAAGGTGTTTGGGTAAAAGATCCAGAAGGCAATAAATATATGGATATGCTTGCAGCGTACTCAGCTGTTAACCAGGGCCACCGTCATCCGAAAATCGTTCAAGCGCTGAAAGATCAAGCGGACCGTGTAACATTAACTTCACGCGCATTCCACAACGACCAATTAGGTCCATGGTATGAAAAGATCGCTAAACTTTCTGGCAAAAATATGGTTCTACCAATGAACACAGGTGCTGAAGCGGTTGAAACTGCTCTTAAAGCAGCTCGTCGTTGGGCGTATGATGTAAAAGGTGTAGAAGACGATCATGCAGAAATCATTGCGTGTGTCGGTAACTTCCACGGCCGTACATTAGGAGCTGTTTCATTATCATCAGATGCAGAATACAAACGCGGATATGGTCCACTACTACCTGGCATTAAGCTAGTAGAATACGGCGATATCGAAGCGTTGAAAGCAGCGATTACTCCAAATACAGCAGCATTCTTAATGGAGCCTATCCAAGGTGAAGCAGGGATCATTATTCCTCCAGAAGGTTTCTTGAAGCAAGTTTCTGAGCTTTGTAAAAAAGAAAATGTTCTATTTATTGCGGACGAAATTCAGGCAGGTCTATGCCGTACAGGAAAAATGTTCGCATGTGAATATGAAGATGTAACACCTGATATGTATATTCTTGGAAAAGCACTAGGTGGCGGAGTATTCCCGATCTCTTGCGTGCTTGCTAATGATGACATTCTAGGCGTATTCAATCCAGGTTCACACGGTTCTACATTTGGTGGGAACCCAATGGCATGTGCTGTTTCCATTGCTGCACTTGAAGTACTAGAAGACGAAGAGTTAGCTAAAAAATCCGAAGAACTAGGTAATTACTTCATGGACGAATTGAAGAAAATCTCTCACCCGTCTATTAAAGAAGTGCGTGGTCGCGGACTATTCATTGGTATGGAATTGACAGAAGAAGCACGTCCATACTGTGAAAAATTAAAAGAACTTGGTCTTCTGTGTAAAGAAACGCATGATACAGTTATTCGCTTTGCACCACCTCTTATCATTGAAAAAGAAGAATTAGACTGGGCATTAGAAAAAATCCGTTCTGTATTCTCTAACTAA
- a CDS encoding Glu/Leu/Phe/Val dehydrogenase — translation MTENLNLFTSTQVVIKEALEKLGYDEGMYELLKEPLRMVEVRIPIRMDDGKVKVFTGYRCQHNDAVGPTKGGVRFHPGVSADEVKALSMWMTLKAGIVDLPYGGGKGGIICDPREMSMGELERLSRGYVRALSQVMGPAKDIPAPDVFTNSQIMAWMMDEYSKIDEFNSPGFITGKPVVLGGSHGRDRATAEGVTIIINEAAKRRNIDMKGARVIVQGFGNAGSFLSKFLHDSGAKVIGISDAYGALHDPNGLDIDYLLDRRDSFGTVTTLFDNTLTNAELLELDCDILVPAAIENQITESNAHNIKASIVVEAANGPTTSEATKILTDRGILLVPDVLASAGGVTVSYFEWVQNNMGYYWTEDEVRERMTDKMVTAFENVYNVATTRNIDMRLAAYMYGVRKTAEASRFRGWV, via the coding sequence ATGACAGAAAACCTGAATCTATTTACGTCTACGCAAGTTGTCATCAAAGAAGCACTTGAAAAGTTAGGCTATGATGAAGGAATGTATGAACTACTTAAAGAACCACTACGTATGGTGGAAGTTAGAATTCCTATCCGTATGGATGACGGCAAAGTAAAAGTGTTTACTGGATACCGTTGTCAGCATAACGACGCAGTAGGACCTACTAAAGGCGGAGTACGTTTCCACCCTGGTGTAAGTGCTGATGAAGTAAAAGCGCTTTCCATGTGGATGACGCTAAAAGCTGGTATCGTAGACTTACCTTACGGCGGCGGTAAAGGTGGGATTATCTGTGATCCACGTGAAATGTCAATGGGCGAATTGGAGCGTTTGAGTCGTGGATACGTACGAGCGCTTAGTCAAGTAATGGGACCTGCAAAGGATATCCCAGCACCAGACGTTTTCACAAACTCACAAATCATGGCTTGGATGATGGACGAGTACAGTAAAATCGACGAATTTAACTCTCCTGGATTTATTACAGGAAAGCCGGTTGTGCTAGGTGGATCTCACGGTCGTGACCGTGCAACTGCAGAAGGTGTAACAATTATCATTAATGAAGCAGCAAAACGTCGTAATATCGATATGAAAGGTGCACGCGTCATCGTTCAAGGTTTCGGTAACGCAGGTAGCTTCTTATCTAAGTTTCTTCATGATTCAGGTGCGAAAGTTATCGGAATTTCTGATGCTTACGGTGCTTTACATGATCCGAACGGTTTGGATATTGATTACTTACTTGATCGTCGCGATAGCTTCGGAACAGTTACTACACTATTCGACAATACGTTAACAAATGCGGAATTGCTTGAATTAGATTGTGATATTTTAGTTCCTGCCGCGATTGAAAACCAAATTACTGAAAGCAATGCTCATAATATTAAAGCGAGTATCGTCGTGGAGGCAGCAAACGGTCCAACGACATCTGAAGCAACAAAGATTTTGACAGATCGTGGTATTCTATTAGTTCCTGACGTATTAGCGAGTGCGGGCGGCGTAACAGTGTCCTACTTTGAATGGGTTCAGAACAATATGGGCTACTACTGGACAGAAGATGAAGTACGTGAACGAATGACGGATAAGATGGTTACAGCATTTGAAAACGTTTATAATGTAGCAACGACACGTAATATAGATATGCGTTTAGCGGCATATATGTACGGTGTTCGCAAAACTGCTGAAGCAAGTCGATTCCGCGGTTGGGTATAA